One Babylonia areolata isolate BAREFJ2019XMU chromosome 20, ASM4173473v1, whole genome shotgun sequence DNA segment encodes these proteins:
- the LOC143294811 gene encoding palmitoyltransferase ZDHHC21-like, which yields MDSEFLHRVKALVKRDSSAEPTDSSMAITLPMIGRVHFVKDRSGFLQVCFVFAYWVYGSFSTLYIILLPQYNDGRIPYSIVVSFMLVSVMCLLSLVKASFTNPGTIPSPGEEACFDTSNWTYCKICNRKRPSRAHHCRRCKQCVMRMDHHCPWINNCVGEQNHFAFTLLLFYAFLLSTFTLSLTIFHFWVWPKCSSCDREVFYIKHSIWFMYLLVVLASNMALLMFLQFSFLHSNILYDRTTLENLQLGNQASGHGMKLRQMYTAYRDLCGRGWVLCWLWPCRQRAPLLQPYAQSPV from the exons atggacagtgagtttCTCCATCGTGTGAAGGCTCTGGTGAAAAGAGATTCCAGTGCAGAACCCACTGATTCCAGCATGGCGATCACACTACCCATGATCGGTCGTGTGCATTTTGTGAAAGACCGCAGTGGGTTCCTACAAGTGTGCTTTGTGTTTGCGTACTGGGTGTATGGGTCATTTTCTACCTTGTACATCATACTGCTGCCTCAGTACAATGATGGGCGTATACCCTACTCCATTGTCGTCA GTTTCATGTTAGTGAGTGTGATGTGCCTACTGTCCCTGGTCAAGGCGTCCTTCACCAACCCCGGCACCATCCCTTCCCCTGGAGAGGAGGCCTGTTTTG ATACTTCGAACTGGACCTACTGTAAGATCTGTAACCGTAAACGTCCCAGCAGAGCTCACCACTGTCGGCGCTGCAAACAGTGTGTAATGAGAATGGATCATCATTGTCCTTG gatcaaCAACTGTGTGGGCGAGCAGAACCACTTTGCCTTCACCCTGCTGCTGTTCTACGCCTTCCTCCTGTccaccttcaccctctccctcaccatctTCCACTTCTGGGTCTGGCCAAAGTGCTCCTCCTGCGACCGG gaggtgTTCTACATCAAGCACAGCATCTGGTTCATGTACCTCCTGGTGGTGTTGGCCTCCAACATGGCCCTGCTCATGTTTCTCCAGTTCTCCTTCCTCCACTCCAACATCCTTTAC GACCGAACCACACTGGAAAACCTGCAGCTTGGTAACCAAGCATCTGGCCACGG AATGAAGCTGCGACAGATGTACACAGCGTACCGTGATCTGTGCGGACGAGGGTGGGTGTTGTGCTGGCTGTGGCCATGTCGACAGCGTGCCCCCTTGCTACAGCCCTACGCTCAGTCCCCCGTCTAG